From a region of the Panicum virgatum strain AP13 chromosome 2K, P.virgatum_v5, whole genome shotgun sequence genome:
- the LOC120679910 gene encoding protein DEEPER ROOTING 1-like, with protein sequence MKIFSWVANKIGGKQDSKRAAATSTAPYRGNVPECRNDEFSDWPQSLLAIGTFGNKQIEEEAQSSSGNVRTVQDSVKFTEEEVDNIRKEFEVLLEGNDQAEVQGSYADEQVASQKRVGEDVNEKHQEQLMNKEIIISKAKEIVGKKGGAIKPRSIASLLRLFVCKGGFTPPVPEPRNSFPQSRMEKLLKAILQKKIHPQNSSTVATRRHLDWKLDEKEINECLEDALRDLDDDGAKWVKTDSDFIVLEM encoded by the exons ATGAAG ATTTTCAGTTGGGTAGCGAACAAGATCGGCGGGAAGCAAGACTCGAAGCGGGCTGCCGCCACTTCTACCGCGCCTTATC GTGGCAACGTGCCGGAATGTCGCAACGACGAGTTCAGTGATTGGCCACAATCATTGCTTGCAATCGGGACATTTGGAAATAAGCAGATTGAGGAGGAAGCACAGAGTTCATCCGGGAATGTGCGGACCGTGCAAGATTCAGTGAAGTTTACGGAGGAGGAAGTAGACAACATCCGAAAGGAATTCGAAGTGCTGCtagaaggcaatgatcaagcaGAAGTTCAGGGCTCATATGCCGATGAGCAGGTGGCTTCACAAAAACGTGTTGGCGAAGACGTCAACGAGAAGCACCAAGAGCAGTTGATGAACAAGGAGATCATCATAAGCAAAGCAAAAGAAATTGTAGGGAAGAAAGGGGGCGCAATCAAGCCAAGATCAATCGCTTCACTTCTCAGACTATTCGTGTGCAAGGGTGGTTTTACTCCCCCGGTTCCAGAACCAAGGAACTCTTTCCCTCAATCGAGAATGGAGAAG CTGCTCAAGGCAATACTGCAGAAGAAAATACACCCACAAAATTCCTCCACTGTAGCAACTAGGAGGCATTTGGACTGGAAGCTAGATGAAAAAGAAATCAATGAATGCCTCGAGGACGCGCTGCGCGATCTCGATGACGATGGCGCAAAGTGGGTCAAAACTGATTCAGACT TTATTGTACTTGAAATGTAA
- the LOC120696072 gene encoding uncharacterized protein LOC120696072: MASSSSLSSTGGPRWGSREGGRSSPIPYRQGPLDYWPPVLCKCGNKAGRLTAWSDENPGRRFVKCFSATPAMGGCDFWRWVDPPPSPFLRELLIDLRDAVRALRMENRELQGRVGDAARQQIWPVYAAEEQRALAEPIGAETVAVVTKKAEENAELRCRICSLEKEVFIFKFLVVTCVVVVLAMAWVNWP; this comes from the exons ATGGCGAGTTCAAGCAGCTTGAGCAGCACGGGAGGTCCCCGATGGGGCTCAAGGGAAGGGGGAAGATCATCCCCTATCCCTTACCGGCAGGGCCCCCTCGACTATTGGCCTCCGGTCCTCTGCAAGTGCGGCAACAAGGCGGGAAGGTTGACTGCGTGGAGTGATGAAAATCCTGGGCGAAGATTCGTCAAATGTTTCAGTGCTACG CCGGCAATGGGAGGATGCGACTTTTGGCGTTGGGTAGATCCACCGCCGTCCCCCTTCCTCCGGGAGCTTCTTATAGATCTGCGCGACGCCGTGAGAGCACTGAGGATGGAGAACAGAGAGCTACAAGGGCGAGTTGGTGATGCAGCACGACAGCAGATTTGGCCGGTTTATGCAGCAGAGGAGCAGAGAGCGTTGGCTGAGCCAATTGGAGCAGAGACGGTTGCAGTGGTGACTAAGAAGGCAGAGGAGAATGCTGAACTGAGATGCAGGATCTGCTCACTAGAGAAAGAAGTGTTTATCTTCAAGTTTCTTGTGGTGACATGTGTTGTTGTAGTGTTAGCAATGGCTTGGGTTAACTGGCCATGA
- the LOC120679917 gene encoding uncharacterized protein LOC120679917 — MSRSGVEVVASRGCARLVLPGMHHHNPSSAASVASSTASRGGAAAAADGPFSGLVICVTGLSKEARAQVKEAAERLGGEYSGSLHPKCTHLVVQNLAGRKFEHALKHGPRNGLFVVTLGWFVDCVRRNMRLDESLYAIKNIGENGLPLGEFNRFIGVPVDEKSCLPPVFFQDKASSDMTGKHPTQAPRKESGNAELVFMNDTIYIDHGISGEMKKKISDAATREGAKLLGHWFIGCPATYVVCEDASIKRYVGHSDNIVTPLWILKTVKEKNLQRLVHLSSDLARHVAIVLQNVRTSGENRKPGSVPSMNSSGRPSTQEEIDEIHQEKQKFVEVAKKEVRDRRARRMQSCEVPIHPITPTTLLDSICWTISEPTSSASIYTDSSWSDDANEQQSTTYFDANGDVRDPDQPTDIFSRPLKESERSELIFKNHFLTILFPIDRFGELGPSSKTFYNNGGFTRIQVLDHIYNFYQENMSTDEVEMALHTDSRHADRLRSLYSSAESAEKGVVAFKRIDFLGSRRSFEALKRLNRENNSNVYELVIRA, encoded by the exons ATGTCGCGTAGCGGGGTGGAGGTGGTCGCCAGCAGGGGGTGCGCGCGGCTGGTGCTCCCCGGGATGCACCACCACAACCCCTCCTCTGCCGCGTccgtcgcctcctccaccgcctcgcgcggcggggccgccgccgccgccgatggccCCTTCTCGGGCCTCGTCATCTGCGTCACCGGGCTGTCCAAAG AGGCCAGGGCTCAGGTGAAGGAGGCGGCAGAGCGGCTGGGGGGCGAGTACAGCGGGAGCCTGCACCCCAAGTGCACGCACCTCGTGGTGCAG AACCTTGCTGGGCGCAAGTTCGAGCATGCACTGAAGCATGGTCCGAGGAACGGGCTATTCGTTGTAACGCTGGGTTGGTTCGTTGATTGTGTGCGGAGAAACA TGAGGCTGGATGAATCCTTGTATGCTATCAAGAATATCGGGGAGAATGGTTTGCCACTCGGGGAGTTCAACCGCTTTATTGGAGTTCCTGTCGATGAGAAGTCTTGCCTTCCACCAGTGTTTTTTCAAGACAAGGCTAGCTCAGATATGACCGGGAAGCATCCAACTCAGGCTCCTAGGAAAGAAAGTGGCAATGCTGAGCTGGTTTTTATGAATGACACAATCTACATCGACCATGGGATATCTGGTGAGATGAAGAAAAAG ATATCTGATGCTGCTACAAGAGAAGGTGCAAAGTTGCTGGGACACTGGTTTATTGGTTGTCCTGCCACTTATGTTGTGTGTGAGGATGCTTCTATCAAGAGATATGTAGGCCACTCGGACAACATTGTAACT CCACTTTGGATCTTGAAAACAGTGAAGGAAAAAAACTTGCAACGTCTTGTCCATTTGTCTTCGGACCTAGCCAGGCATGTTGCCATTGTTCTGCAAAATGTCCGGACATCTGGAGAG AATAGAAAACCTGGGAGTGTTCCTTCTATGAACTCCAGTGGACGTCCATCGACACAAGAGGAGATTGATGAGATCCATCAAGAGAAGCAAAAATTTGTTGAAGTTGCAAAGAAAGAAGTTCGAGACCGCCGTGCTCGTCGTATGCAG TCATGTGAGGTGCCAATTCATCCGATCACACCAACTACACTTTTGGATTCGATTTGCTGGACAATCTCTGAGCCAACTTCATCCGCGTCTATTTATACGGATTCTTCATGGTCTGATGATGCCAATGAGCAGCAAAGCACCACTTATTTTGATGCAAACGGTGATGTGAGGGATCCAGATCAACCAACTGATATTTTTTCCCGCCCACTGAAAGAAAG TGAGCGAAGTGAGTTGATCTTCAAGAATCACTTTCTTACCATACTCTTCCCTATTGATCGGTTTGGAGAGCTTGGACCTTCCTCAAAGACGTTCTATAACAATGGTGGTTTTACACGTATACAAGTGCTGGATCACATCTACAACTTCTACCAG GAGAACATGTCGACCGATGAGGTAGAGATGGCCTTGCATACAGATTCTCGGCATGCTGATCGACTTCGATCTTTATATTCAAGTGCTGAATCAGCAGAGAAAGGAGTTGTAGCTTTTAAAAGAATAGACTTCTTAGGAAGCAGAAGAAGTTTTGAGGCACTAAAGCGCCTCAACAGGGAGAATAATAGCAATGTATATGAGCTTGTGATTAGGGCATGA